Proteins encoded together in one Carya illinoinensis cultivar Pawnee chromosome 3, C.illinoinensisPawnee_v1, whole genome shotgun sequence window:
- the LOC122304670 gene encoding mitochondrial import inner membrane translocase subunit TIM17-2-like, producing the protein MGTPETSREPCPDRILDDVGGAFAMGAVGGSAFHFLKGIYNSPTGARLVGGSQAVRLNAPRVGGSFAVWGGLFSAFDCTMVYVRQKEDPWNSIVAGAATGGFLSMRQGLPASARSAAFGGVLLALIEGAGIMLNRIFSAQQQMPMVIEEPPPNTPALPAFMGQSPGLPQALPTPEPASAAGSSSDSGSGWLGGWFGGAKKKDSAATTSGSETKILESFDAPPVPSFEYK; encoded by the coding sequence ATGGGGACGCCGGAGACATCTAGAGAGCCCTGCCCGGACCGTATCCTCGACGATGTAGGTGGTGCCTTCGCTATGGGAGCTGTCGGTGGTTCGGCCTTCCACTTTCTGAAGGGCATATACAATTCCCCCACAGGGGCCCGCCTTGTCGGTGGCTCCCAGGCCGTGCGCCTCAACGCCCCGCGCGTCGGCGGAAGCTTTGCCGTCTGGGGTGGCCTCTTCTCCGCCTTCGACTGCACCATGGTATACGTCCGCCAGAAGGAGGACCCCTGGAACTCAATCGTGGCCGGCGCCGCCACCGGTGGATTCCTGTCCATGCGCCAGGGCCTCCCTGCCTCGGCTCGATCGGCTGCTTTCGGGGGCGTGCTCTTGGCTCTCATCGAAGGAGCCGGGATCATGCTCAACCGTATATTCAGCGCACAGCAACAGATGCCCATGGTCATCGAAGAGCCCCCACCCAATACGCCTGCTCTTCCTGCCTTCATGGGCCAGTCACCAGGCCTCCCTCAGGCCCTGCCCACGCCTGAGCCGGCGTCGGCAGCTGGATCTTCTTCGGATTCTGGTTCAGGTTGGCTCGGAGGCTGGTTTGGCGGAGCAAAGAAAAAAGATTCGGCAGCAACTACTAGCGGAAGCGAGACGAAGATCTTGGAAAGTTTCGATGCGCCACCGGTGCCGAGTTTTGAGTACAAGTGA